From one Nitrosococcus halophilus Nc 4 genomic stretch:
- a CDS encoding uracil-DNA glycosylase gives MQTPLDEQLEKVATLNELKQLCEHYLGSEVSKGEKFVFGEGSPQAEVMIIGEAPGVQEAKTGRPFVGNAGKLLNTLLNQIGLEREQIYISNILKTHPSGNRKPYRGEIKKELPFLLRQIELLRPKLLVLLGATALQALYDPKAKITELRGNWIEVKNLPTFVTYHPAAALRDETKKKTLEHDFSKLQERLASAV, from the coding sequence GTGCAAACCCCTTTAGATGAACAACTGGAAAAGGTTGCTACCCTCAATGAACTCAAACAACTCTGTGAACACTATTTGGGTTCCGAAGTGAGCAAAGGAGAAAAATTCGTATTTGGAGAAGGTTCACCCCAGGCAGAAGTAATGATCATCGGTGAAGCCCCGGGTGTTCAGGAAGCAAAAACCGGCCGACCTTTTGTTGGCAACGCAGGAAAATTACTCAATACATTATTGAATCAAATTGGATTGGAACGAGAACAAATCTATATCAGCAACATTCTCAAAACCCACCCTTCCGGCAACCGTAAGCCTTATCGCGGCGAAATCAAAAAAGAACTCCCTTTTTTGCTACGGCAAATTGAACTGCTCCGACCCAAACTGTTGGTATTGCTGGGGGCAACCGCCCTGCAAGCCCTATACGATCCTAAAGCAAAGATCACCGAACTGCGAGGCAATTGGATAGAAGTTAAAAACTTACCCACCTTCGTCACTTATCATCCAGCGGCGGCCCTGCGGGATGAAACTAAGAAAAAGACACTGGAACATGACTTTAGCAAGCTCCAGGAGCGTTTGGCCTCTGCAGTTTAG
- the slyD gene encoding peptidylprolyl isomerase, translating to MQVSDRKVVYIHYTLKNKEGTVLDSSSQETPLAYIHGIGSIIPGLEKALAGKSEGDKFNISVDPEEAYGERNETLIQAVPRDAFQGVEDLQEGMQFQAQTPSGPQLITVTEIGTEQVMVDANHPLAGETLDFDVEVVDIREATEEELEHGHVHGAGGHHHA from the coding sequence ATGCAAGTTTCTGATAGAAAAGTAGTTTATATTCATTACACCTTAAAAAATAAGGAAGGCACCGTGCTAGACAGCTCTTCCCAGGAAACGCCATTAGCCTACATACATGGGATAGGCAGTATTATTCCCGGGCTTGAAAAAGCACTTGCCGGAAAATCTGAAGGTGACAAATTCAATATTAGTGTAGACCCCGAAGAAGCCTATGGAGAGCGCAATGAGACCCTTATCCAGGCCGTTCCACGGGATGCTTTCCAAGGGGTTGAGGATCTCCAAGAAGGCATGCAATTTCAGGCCCAGACCCCTAGTGGTCCCCAATTAATCACGGTGACTGAAATCGGGACCGAGCAAGTTATGGTAGATGCTAATCACCCCCTAGCGGGTGAAACCCTAGACTTTGACGTGGAAGTGGTCGATATCCGTGAGGCCACGGAAGAAGAGTTGGAGCACGGCCATGTGCATGGCGCAGGTGGCCATCACCACGCCTAA
- a CDS encoding M42 family metallopeptidase has product MDLISDNQLFCLIEELVLQHSPSGAEQEIDGWLLERFATLGQETWQDAAGNLIVKVPGKNPGAIAITAHKDEIGAIVKSIDNRGRVEVRKLGGAFPWVYGEGVVDLLGDHACISGILSFGSRHVSHEAPQKAQQDQAPLQWQNAWVETKCTPKELDAAGVRPGTRMVVGKHRKRPFRLKDYIASYTLDNKASVAILLELARNLQRPLVDIYLVASAKEEVGAIGALYFSQRQALDALIALEICPLASEYVIKEGSAPVLLSQDGYGLYDEGLNGLIRQAATRRKIPLQLATINGFGSDGSIAMKYGHVPRAACLGFPTQNTHGYEIAHLGAIIHCIEILYTFCTQVQVDYENIQKSQLKGRWGVLDFMKG; this is encoded by the coding sequence ATGGACTTAATTAGCGATAACCAGCTATTTTGCTTGATCGAGGAGCTGGTATTACAGCATTCTCCAAGTGGTGCCGAGCAGGAAATAGATGGCTGGTTGCTTGAACGTTTTGCTACCTTGGGACAGGAAACCTGGCAAGATGCCGCAGGCAATCTTATTGTGAAAGTGCCTGGAAAAAATCCTGGCGCGATTGCCATTACGGCGCATAAGGACGAAATTGGCGCCATCGTTAAATCTATTGATAACCGAGGGCGAGTGGAGGTGAGGAAGTTGGGTGGCGCTTTCCCCTGGGTCTACGGGGAAGGGGTCGTGGATTTGCTAGGTGACCATGCCTGCATTAGTGGCATTCTTTCTTTTGGTTCCCGCCATGTCTCCCACGAAGCCCCACAGAAAGCCCAACAGGATCAGGCGCCGCTACAATGGCAGAATGCGTGGGTTGAAACGAAGTGCACGCCGAAAGAGTTAGACGCTGCGGGAGTGCGTCCGGGTACTCGGATGGTGGTGGGAAAGCACCGTAAGCGCCCATTCCGCCTGAAGGACTATATCGCAAGTTATACTCTGGATAATAAAGCTTCCGTGGCGATTCTGCTGGAATTGGCGCGGAATCTCCAGAGACCTTTGGTGGATATTTATTTAGTAGCTTCTGCCAAGGAGGAAGTAGGCGCGATAGGAGCACTTTACTTTAGTCAGCGACAAGCTCTAGATGCCTTGATCGCTTTGGAAATATGTCCGTTGGCCTCTGAATACGTTATCAAAGAAGGTAGTGCTCCTGTGTTGCTTTCCCAGGACGGCTATGGTCTTTATGATGAGGGGCTTAATGGGCTTATTAGGCAAGCGGCGACCCGACGAAAAATCCCCCTGCAATTGGCGACGATTAATGGCTTTGGTAGTGATGGTTCTATTGCCATGAAGTATGGCCATGTGCCTCGGGCCGCTTGTTTAGGTTTCCCCACTCAAAACACCCATGGTTATGAGATTGCCCATTTAGGGGCCATTATTCATTGCATTGAAATTCTTTATACTTTTTGCACCCAGGTTCAGGTAGATTATGAAAATATTCAGAAAAGCCAGTTGAAAGGCCGTTGGGGTGTGCTAGATTTTATGAAGGGTTAG
- a CDS encoding ferritin, whose translation MRKLLFIWAICLLVLSSFLFSAQAQEASQVGKLNDKMQETLNEQINAELYSAYLYLSMAAYFESKSLVGSAHWMRLQAEEETEHAMKFFDYVNDREGRVILKSIKAPSGNWESPLAVFQDAYAHEQKVTDLINQLVKLADQVEDAATHNFLQFFVEEQVEELVSSKLIVDQLSLIGDSKPGLLMIDRQLGQREE comes from the coding sequence ATGCGGAAACTGCTGTTTATTTGGGCCATCTGCTTATTGGTGTTGAGTTCTTTTCTCTTTAGTGCTCAGGCGCAAGAAGCAAGCCAGGTAGGGAAGCTCAATGACAAAATGCAAGAAACCTTGAATGAACAGATTAATGCAGAATTGTATTCTGCTTACTTATATCTTTCTATGGCGGCTTATTTTGAATCGAAAAGCTTGGTGGGATCAGCCCATTGGATGCGCTTGCAAGCAGAAGAAGAAACAGAGCACGCCATGAAATTCTTTGACTATGTCAATGATCGCGAGGGTCGCGTTATTTTAAAAAGCATCAAGGCGCCCTCCGGTAACTGGGAATCCCCTTTGGCTGTATTTCAAGATGCTTACGCCCATGAGCAGAAAGTCACGGATTTGATTAATCAGTTGGTGAAGCTGGCGGACCAGGTAGAAGATGCAGCAACCCATAATTTTTTACAGTTTTTTGTAGAAGAGCAAGTTGAGGAGCTTGTATCCTCTAAGTTAATAGTGGATCAACTTAGCTTGATAGGAGATTCTAAACCTGGATTATTAATGATCGACAGACAATTAGGTCAGCGGGAAGAGTAG
- a CDS encoding MarR family winged helix-turn-helix transcriptional regulator, with amino-acid sequence MDKQKLFDLLERVGTLLRTEERKTAAALNLHPAHLQVLRYLAQCNRYSNTPMAVAEYLGTTKGTTSQSLLVLQRHGYLQKEPDPKDRRVVHLALTSKGQALAEKLSSLPNKESAFTGLNTTELQTTQQVLEQLLRNLQKANHHHTFGQCHTCRYLLTTDDKQYFRCGLTQELLKAEETLKICQEHVYPASSRRPEVVTAP; translated from the coding sequence ATGGACAAGCAAAAATTATTTGACCTCCTAGAACGCGTCGGAACCCTGCTTCGGACAGAAGAACGGAAGACCGCAGCGGCGCTGAATCTACACCCGGCCCATCTCCAGGTCTTGCGCTATCTTGCCCAATGCAACCGCTACAGCAATACACCCATGGCTGTAGCGGAGTACCTAGGTACCACAAAGGGCACCACCTCACAGTCGTTGTTGGTATTACAACGACATGGATACCTTCAAAAAGAACCTGATCCAAAAGATCGGCGTGTGGTCCATTTAGCACTCACCTCCAAAGGCCAGGCACTCGCTGAAAAGCTTTCCTCCCTGCCCAATAAGGAATCAGCCTTCACCGGGTTAAACACAACTGAGCTGCAAACGACCCAACAGGTCCTTGAGCAATTGCTACGCAACCTCCAGAAGGCAAATCATCACCACACCTTCGGGCAATGCCATACCTGCCGCTATTTGCTGACTACCGATGACAAACAGTATTTCCGCTGCGGATTGACTCAGGAACTGCTCAAAGCAGAAGAGACCTTGAAGATTTGCCAGGAACACGTCTATCCCGCTTCTTCTCGCAGACCGGAAGTGGTCACCGCGCCCTAG
- a CDS encoding cytochrome P460 family protein → MKKKLQVMFSFMFLGVIGGIAYAGYAGGGGGDNKVAYPEGYRDWYHVKSMVIMPGHPLEDPFQGIHHIYANDKGLEGLKTGNYTKGAVLVFDLLDYEKGGNALQEGERKLIGVMEWDKERFSSTGNWGFEGFAGNSKTERLTKDGGQSCYECHTAQKDNNYVFTQLRD, encoded by the coding sequence ATGAAGAAAAAACTGCAAGTAATGTTTAGCTTCATGTTTCTGGGGGTTATCGGCGGTATTGCCTATGCGGGTTATGCCGGAGGAGGTGGCGGCGATAATAAGGTCGCATACCCAGAAGGTTATCGTGACTGGTATCATGTCAAATCCATGGTGATTATGCCTGGGCATCCCTTGGAAGATCCCTTCCAAGGTATTCACCATATCTATGCTAACGACAAAGGACTTGAAGGACTTAAGACCGGCAATTATACCAAGGGGGCCGTTCTGGTCTTTGATCTTTTGGATTACGAGAAAGGTGGCAACGCTCTACAAGAAGGTGAGCGGAAGCTGATTGGTGTTATGGAGTGGGACAAGGAGCGATTTTCATCCACGGGTAACTGGGGTTTTGAAGGTTTTGCCGGGAATAGCAAAACCGAGCGGCTTACCAAAGATGGCGGCCAATCCTGCTATGAATGCCATACCGCCCAGAAAGATAATAATTACGTTTTTACCCAGCTTCGGGATTAA
- a CDS encoding protoglobin domain-containing protein: protein MSEQEIPGYTYGAEAVAKSPVSLEDFDLLKKTVLFTEEDEKYLRLAGEVLADQVDEVLDLWYGFVGSHPHLVHYFTNLQGEPDSDYLAAVRKRFGQWILDTCNRPYDQDWLNYQHEIGLRHYRTKKNQTDGVQSVPIINYRYLIAFIYPITATIKPFLEKKGHSADEVEKMHQAWFKSLVLQVTLWTNPYLRPEDY from the coding sequence ATGAGCGAACAAGAAATACCGGGGTATACTTACGGAGCAGAGGCAGTAGCTAAATCTCCTGTCTCTTTGGAGGATTTTGATCTTCTCAAAAAGACGGTGCTCTTTACCGAAGAGGACGAAAAATATTTGCGCCTTGCCGGTGAAGTATTGGCCGATCAGGTGGATGAAGTTCTGGATTTATGGTATGGCTTTGTGGGTTCCCATCCTCATTTGGTGCACTATTTCACTAACCTGCAGGGTGAGCCTGACAGTGACTATTTAGCGGCTGTGCGCAAGCGTTTCGGTCAATGGATACTTGATACCTGCAACCGCCCTTATGATCAGGATTGGCTCAATTATCAGCATGAGATTGGTTTGAGACACTACCGCACCAAGAAAAACCAGACTGATGGTGTGCAGTCGGTTCCTATCATCAACTATCGCTATTTAATCGCCTTTATTTACCCCATTACGGCGACCATCAAGCCGTTCTTAGAGAAAAAAGGTCACAGTGCAGACGAAGTCGAGAAAATGCATCAGGCCTGGTTCAAATCCCTCGTGCTTCAGGTGACTTTATGGACTAATCCCTATTTGCGTCCAGAAGATTATTAA
- a CDS encoding nitrosocyanin: protein MMKITKALLVSFAFGLLLAGNAQATEQSFKVVVNAYDTTIPELNVEGVTVKNIRAFNVLNEPETLTVKKGTSVKITVENKSPISEGFSIDAFGVQEVIKAGETKTISFVADKAGAFTIWCQLHPKNIHLPGSLNVVQ, encoded by the coding sequence ATGATGAAAATAACCAAAGCTCTCTTGGTAAGCTTTGCTTTTGGATTATTGTTGGCAGGGAATGCACAAGCAACGGAACAAAGCTTTAAGGTGGTGGTTAACGCTTATGACACCACTATTCCTGAGCTCAACGTCGAAGGTGTGACGGTTAAAAATATTCGCGCTTTTAATGTTCTCAATGAGCCCGAGACCTTGACTGTCAAGAAAGGGACTTCGGTAAAGATTACCGTAGAGAACAAGTCCCCCATCAGCGAAGGGTTTTCCATTGACGCTTTTGGTGTTCAGGAAGTGATTAAAGCGGGAGAGACCAAAACTATCAGTTTTGTGGCTGACAAGGCTGGTGCCTTCACCATTTGGTGCCAACTCCATCCCAAGAATATCCATCTGCCTGGTTCCTTGAACGTCGTACAGTAA
- a CDS encoding valine--tRNA ligase has protein sequence MDKSYNPQAIEQHWYQTWEQKGYFAPQGDNAPYCIMIPPPNVTGHLHMGHAFQDTIMDALIRYHRMRGDNTLWQVGTDHAGIATQIVVEQQLNGEGKTRHDLGREAFIQRVWEWKEHSGGTITRQLRRMGASVDWSRERFTMDEGLSKAVCEVFVRLYDEGLIYRGQRLVNWDPMLHTAISDLEVVSEEEHSHLWHMRYPLADGSGYLVVATTRPETMLGDTAVAVHPEDPRYRHLIGKAVTLPLTGRTIPVIADDYVEPEFGSGCVKITPAHDFNDYAVWQRHKQELANQPQGGLINIFTVDARLKSSEFDDFTFGRRATVGDTQLADGEGLVGNPIYELIPEKYRGLDRFEARKQIVADLEAADLLEKIEDHKLMVPRGDRSRTVIEPYLTDQWFVKAAPLAEPAIKAVENGQIRFIPENWNKVYFEWMRNIQDWCISRQIWWGHRIPAWYDPEGKVYVAPTEAQVRRKYNLSPDLPLEQDPDVLDTWFSSALWPFSTLGWPEETPQLHTFYPTSVLVTGFDIIFFWVARMIMMGLKFTGEVPFREVYIHGLVRDAEGQKMSKSKGNVLDPLDLIDGIELETLVTKRTSGLMQPAMAKRIEKATRKEFPQGIPAFGCDALRFTFAILATRGRDIRFDLGRIEGYRNFCNKLWNAARYVLMNVSSERQSHPEQTTGDEVLGTPERWIISRLQSTTQQVIEGIENYRFDRAAQAIYDFTWNEYCDWYLELSKPVLNNPASPEAAKRGTRRTLVEVLEALLRLAHPIIPFITEEIWQQVAPLAGRQGETLMLQPYPQPEINTIDQEAVEEIEWVIAFVTGVRSIRSQMNIAPNKSIPLLLQAGTVHDRTRLETNQDFLATLAKLDSIQWLGEETPPPAATALVGELKLLIPLAGLIDKEAELKRLDREIQKMRKDLERVQNKLANQNYVERAPAEIVAKERQRAEEVTTALTTLEQQHAEIAAL, from the coding sequence ATGGATAAAAGCTATAACCCACAAGCGATAGAACAACACTGGTACCAGACCTGGGAACAAAAAGGTTATTTTGCCCCCCAGGGAGATAATGCCCCCTACTGCATCATGATCCCCCCGCCCAACGTCACCGGGCACCTCCATATGGGACACGCCTTCCAAGACACTATTATGGATGCCCTGATTCGCTATCACCGGATGCGGGGAGACAATACCCTGTGGCAAGTGGGCACCGACCATGCCGGAATCGCCACCCAAATAGTGGTGGAACAACAGCTCAATGGCGAGGGGAAAACCCGCCATGATTTAGGCCGGGAGGCATTTATCCAACGGGTTTGGGAATGGAAAGAACACTCAGGCGGCACCATTACCCGTCAGCTCCGCCGCATGGGGGCTTCCGTGGATTGGAGCCGGGAGCGCTTTACCATGGACGAGGGGTTGTCCAAAGCGGTGTGCGAGGTCTTTGTACGCCTCTACGATGAAGGGCTCATCTATCGGGGTCAGCGCCTGGTAAACTGGGATCCAATGCTGCATACGGCCATTTCGGATTTGGAAGTCGTTTCGGAAGAGGAGCATAGCCACCTTTGGCATATGCGCTACCCCCTAGCGGATGGCAGCGGGTATTTGGTGGTGGCCACCACCCGCCCCGAGACCATGCTTGGGGATACAGCGGTGGCGGTGCACCCGGAAGATCCCCGCTACCGGCATCTCATTGGCAAAGCGGTGACCCTTCCCCTGACGGGCCGCACTATCCCCGTGATTGCCGACGACTACGTGGAGCCAGAATTCGGTAGCGGCTGCGTGAAGATCACGCCCGCCCATGATTTTAACGACTACGCAGTTTGGCAACGGCACAAGCAGGAACTAGCAAACCAACCGCAAGGCGGTTTAATTAATATATTCACAGTAGATGCACGGCTAAAATCCAGTGAATTCGACGATTTTACTTTCGGCCGGCGCGCTACGGTGGGAGATACACAGCTCGCCGATGGAGAGGGTCTGGTCGGTAACCCCATCTATGAACTCATTCCCGAAAAATACCGAGGCTTGGACCGCTTCGAGGCCCGCAAACAAATTGTGGCCGATCTGGAAGCCGCCGATTTATTAGAGAAAATCGAAGACCATAAGCTGATGGTCCCTCGGGGCGATCGCTCCCGCACCGTTATTGAGCCTTATTTGACCGACCAGTGGTTCGTCAAAGCCGCCCCCTTGGCCGAACCCGCGATTAAAGCGGTGGAAAATGGGCAGATCCGCTTTATCCCCGAAAACTGGAACAAGGTTTATTTTGAGTGGATGCGGAATATTCAGGATTGGTGTATCTCTCGCCAAATTTGGTGGGGGCACCGGATTCCGGCCTGGTACGATCCGGAAGGCAAAGTTTATGTGGCCCCCACGGAAGCCCAGGTCCGCCGGAAATATAATCTCTCTCCAGACCTCCCTTTAGAACAGGATCCGGACGTTCTCGATACTTGGTTTTCCTCGGCCCTGTGGCCTTTCTCCACCCTGGGCTGGCCGGAGGAAACGCCCCAACTGCACACCTTCTACCCTACCAGCGTGCTGGTCACCGGATTTGACATTATCTTTTTCTGGGTGGCCCGGATGATCATGATGGGCCTTAAATTCACGGGAGAGGTTCCCTTCCGGGAAGTTTATATCCATGGTCTGGTTCGCGATGCCGAAGGGCAAAAAATGTCTAAATCCAAGGGCAATGTTCTCGATCCCCTGGATCTCATTGACGGCATCGAGCTGGAAACCTTGGTGACCAAACGGACCAGCGGCTTGATGCAACCGGCCATGGCCAAACGTATCGAAAAGGCTACCCGCAAGGAATTTCCCCAGGGGATTCCCGCCTTTGGTTGCGACGCCCTGCGTTTCACCTTTGCCATCCTGGCGACCCGGGGTCGAGATATCCGCTTCGACTTGGGCCGGATTGAGGGCTATCGCAATTTCTGCAATAAGCTTTGGAATGCCGCCCGCTATGTCCTGATGAATGTGTCCTCAGAAAGGCAATCTCATCCAGAGCAAACCACAGGGGATGAGGTACTGGGCACTCCGGAACGCTGGATCATCTCCCGCTTGCAATCAACCACCCAACAAGTCATTGAAGGCATTGAAAACTATCGTTTTGATCGCGCCGCTCAGGCCATCTATGATTTTACCTGGAACGAGTATTGCGATTGGTACCTGGAACTTTCCAAGCCGGTGCTGAACAATCCGGCCAGTCCAGAGGCCGCCAAACGGGGGACTCGCCGCACCCTGGTGGAAGTACTAGAAGCCCTATTACGGCTCGCCCATCCCATCATTCCGTTTATTACCGAGGAAATTTGGCAACAAGTAGCTCCACTGGCTGGCCGCCAAGGGGAAACGTTGATGTTGCAGCCCTATCCCCAGCCGGAAATTAACACCATCGATCAGGAGGCTGTCGAGGAGATAGAGTGGGTTATTGCCTTTGTGACGGGGGTGCGTTCCATCCGTTCACAAATGAATATCGCTCCTAATAAATCCATTCCGTTACTACTGCAAGCCGGCACGGTCCATGACCGGACACGATTAGAAACCAACCAAGACTTTCTAGCCACTCTGGCCAAACTGGACTCTATTCAGTGGCTCGGCGAGGAAACCCCGCCGCCTGCGGCAACGGCCCTAGTGGGCGAACTTAAGCTTCTCATTCCTTTGGCCGGGCTCATTGACAAAGAAGCGGAACTCAAACGCTTGGATCGGGAAATCCAAAAAATGCGCAAAGATCTAGAACGGGTCCAAAACAAGCTGGCTAATCAGAACTATGTGGAGCGGGCTCCGGCGGAAATCGTGGCAAAAGAGCGCCAACGGGCCGAGGAAGTGACTACTGCCTTAACCACCCTGGAACAACAACATGCTGAAATAGCCGCCTTATAA